DNA sequence from the Leptospirillum ferrooxidans C2-3 genome:
ATCCTCGGATACTCCGGTCTTTGGGGTCTGTCTGGGCCATCAGGTGATCGGGGAGGTTTTTGGAGGACGGGTGGATCGGGCTCCAAGGCTCATGCATGGGAAAACATCCCCCATCATCCACTCCGGAGAAGGGCTTTTTTCCAATCTGCCTGTTCCATTTGATGCGACGCGTTACCATTCATTAGTGATCTTGCCTGAGACGATGCCAAAAGAGCTTGTTGTAACAGCCTGGACCGAAGAAGGTGAAATCATGGGTGTGCGTCACGTTGATCGCCCTGTTTGGGGTGTTCAGTTTCATCCGGAATCCATTTTGACGAAGGAGGGAAAATCTCTTTTGGGGAATTTTCTCCGCCTGTCAAAGTCTTTTCAGTCGGGCAAATTGTGTCACGGGAAATGAGCCAGACCGTTTTGCAAAGGGTGATATCCGGAGAGACGCTGACCCGATTGGAGATGGATCAATGGCTAAGCAATGTTGTTAGTGGTCGGGAGAGTGAGCCGGTTATTGCTGCCGTTTTGTCTACCTTGGCATTTCGGGGGGAGTCTGTTTCCGAGCTGTCGGGAGCGCTTGATGCCCTGAAAAGAGTGATGGTTCCTTTTCCTTCGAATCAGCTCTTGCCACTACTCGATACATGCGGCACTGGTGGTGACGGAATGGGAACGTTCAATATCTCAACCACGGTCGCCATAGTTTTGGCAGCGGGCGGTATCCCTGTGGTCAAGCACGGAGGGAGGGCTGTTTCCAGCCGTTCGGGTTCAGCCGACGTTTTGGAGGCATTGGGTATTCGTGTTGACCTTCCTGTGGAGAGGTCTCTTGAGATTTTTTCGGAATTGGGAATCGTTTTTTTATGGGCACCTCTTTACCACCCTGCTTTAAAGGGTCTGGCACCGCTTCGGCGATCCCTTCAAATCAGGACTCTTTTGAACATGATCGCTCCTCTTGCCAATCCTGCTGGCGTGACGAGGCAAATACTGGGTGTTTCCTCCGAGAAAATGGTATCTCCTATGGCACAGCTTCTGATGGCACACGGGTCGAAAGAGTTTATCGTTATTTCTGGTCAGGGTCTTGATGAGGTGACTCTTGAAGGTCGGACAACTTTCGCTCTTGGACGTGGAGGAGAGATTCACGAAGGCTATCTGACCCCCAGGGACTTTGGACTTCCTCTGGTTCCGGTGGGGGCCATTTGCGGAGGGACACCATCGGAAAATGCATCAATCATGAGAAGAGTCCTCTCCGGGGAAGAAGGACCCTATATGGATTACGTCCTTGCAAATGCAGCTTTGGGGTTTCAGGTAGCAGGTCTGGTGGACGGTCCTCTTGAGGGAGTAAAGATGGCTCGAAGTGTGGTCATGAGTCGGCGGGCCGAACAACTTCTTGATCGATGGGGGGAACTTTGCCAAACCCAGTCCTGACCCAAATTCTGGAGTCCAAACAAGAAGAGATCTCCCATCTCTCTGAAGCCTCTTTAAAGACTGGAGTTTCATCGGGCAGAAACGTTCCACTTGTTCGGGATTTTCTGGCAGGCTGGCGCCAAGAGAGAGGATCGGGTGTCCGGGTGATCGCGGAGAGTAAATCCAAATCCCCGTCAAGGGGGATCATACGAATGGACTATGATCCGGTTGCGATTGCTTTGGAGTATGCTGAATCCGGAGCATCCGGAATATCCGTTCTGACAGATCCCCGCTTTTTCGGGGGGAGCCTCCCCGATCTCCTTGCTGTCAAATCCGCTTTTTTATCTCGGGGTATTGTTTTGCCGGTCTTGAGGAAGGATTTTATCATTGATCCAAGACAGGTGGATGAGGCGTTTCTGTTTGGGGCCGAT
Encoded proteins:
- a CDS encoding indole-3-glycerol phosphate synthase TrpC; translated protein: MTQILESKQEEISHLSEASLKTGVSSGRNVPLVRDFLAGWRQERGSGVRVIAESKSKSPSRGIIRMDYDPVAIALEYAESGASGISVLTDPRFFGGSLPDLLAVKSAFLSRGIVLPVLRKDFIIDPRQVDEAFLFGADMILLIVRILADKTLVKLIEQARELGMEALVEVHSETEMKRALDAGCSFLGVNHRDLDTLQMDLDLSSRLAGMIPDHVIRIAESGLKTGRDCLRMAELGYDGVLVGESFLTTAHPGLALKDFLTYVD
- a CDS encoding anthranilate synthase component II gives rise to the protein MAFLMIDNYDSFTFNLVQYFWELGVEMDVVRNDQVDSSWILARNYEGIVLSPGPGSPKDSGICREVVSNLSSDTPVFGVCLGHQVIGEVFGGRVDRAPRLMHGKTSPIIHSGEGLFSNLPVPFDATRYHSLVILPETMPKELVVTAWTEEGEIMGVRHVDRPVWGVQFHPESILTKEGKSLLGNFLRLSKSFQSGKLCHGK
- the trpD gene encoding anthranilate phosphoribosyltransferase, whose product is MSQTVLQRVISGETLTRLEMDQWLSNVVSGRESEPVIAAVLSTLAFRGESVSELSGALDALKRVMVPFPSNQLLPLLDTCGTGGDGMGTFNISTTVAIVLAAGGIPVVKHGGRAVSSRSGSADVLEALGIRVDLPVERSLEIFSELGIVFLWAPLYHPALKGLAPLRRSLQIRTLLNMIAPLANPAGVTRQILGVSSEKMVSPMAQLLMAHGSKEFIVISGQGLDEVTLEGRTTFALGRGGEIHEGYLTPRDFGLPLVPVGAICGGTPSENASIMRRVLSGEEGPYMDYVLANAALGFQVAGLVDGPLEGVKMARSVVMSRRAEQLLDRWGELCQTQS